From the genome of Chania multitudinisentens RB-25, one region includes:
- the ada gene encoding bifunctional DNA-binding transcriptional regulator/O6-methylguanine-DNA methyltransferase Ada, whose product MDKKNLWVTANARWQAIIERNKAADGHFVYAVSTTGVYCLPSSAARLPKRENVTFFDTAEDAERQGYRPSKRLRKGQPALEENHAAKIAKACRYIEESEGDVKLADIAEHVGMSAFHFHRLFKIFVGLTPKVYVNAHRSQRLRDSLSQTDSVTDAIFNAGFNSNSRFYETSYAILGMTPKAWRAGGKGTQIYFALGICSLGDILVAQSEKGICAILLGDNANKLLQDLQDKFPQAELIGGDPQFEQLMAQVVGFIDTPGSNLNLPLDVRGTAFQLRVWQALREIPVGTTASYSDIAQRIGSPKAVRAVANACAVNMLAVAIPCHRVVRNDGTLSGYRWGVERKRILLNMEANAS is encoded by the coding sequence ATGGATAAGAAAAATCTATGGGTGACGGCCAATGCACGTTGGCAAGCTATCATTGAACGTAATAAAGCAGCAGATGGTCACTTTGTTTATGCCGTAAGTACAACGGGAGTCTATTGTCTGCCATCAAGTGCTGCCCGGCTACCCAAGCGGGAGAATGTGACGTTTTTTGACACTGCAGAAGATGCGGAACGACAAGGGTATCGTCCCAGTAAGCGTCTCCGAAAGGGGCAACCGGCGTTAGAAGAGAATCACGCTGCCAAAATTGCGAAAGCCTGCCGTTATATTGAAGAAAGCGAAGGTGATGTGAAACTTGCCGATATTGCAGAACATGTTGGGATGAGTGCATTTCATTTTCATCGGTTATTCAAAATATTCGTTGGACTCACGCCTAAAGTTTATGTTAATGCTCACCGTAGCCAACGGTTACGCGATAGTTTGAGTCAAACGGACAGCGTAACCGACGCTATTTTTAATGCTGGCTTTAATTCTAATAGCCGTTTTTATGAAACGTCTTATGCCATATTGGGGATGACTCCCAAAGCGTGGCGGGCTGGGGGGAAAGGGACTCAAATTTACTTTGCGTTAGGTATCTGCTCGTTGGGAGACATTCTGGTAGCACAAAGTGAAAAAGGGATTTGTGCCATTTTGTTAGGTGACAACGCCAATAAGTTATTACAGGACTTACAGGATAAATTCCCACAGGCAGAATTGATTGGTGGTGATCCGCAATTTGAACAACTCATGGCACAGGTTGTGGGCTTTATTGATACCCCAGGCTCCAACCTAAACTTGCCATTAGATGTCCGTGGTACTGCTTTTCAGTTGCGTGTTTGGCAGGCACTTCGTGAAATCCCAGTAGGGACTACGGCCAGTTATTCTGATATTGCGCAACGAATCGGCTCACCAAAAGCTGTACGTGCAGTCGCCAATGCTTGTGCGGTGAATATGTTGGCAGTGGCTATTCCATGTCACCGTGTTGTGAGAAATGATGGGACTCTATCAGGATATCGTTGGGGGGTGGAACGTAAGCGTATTTTGTTAAACATGGAGGCAAACGCGTCATGA
- a CDS encoding serine/threonine protein kinase, with amino-acid sequence MSGNRIITPHSNSLPIGYRFNEFEIKEVIGEGGFGIVYRAYDHQLERIIAIKEYIPSTLVIRNEDLTLSLRGERFSRTFQAGLNSFIQEARLLARFSHPALLHVLRFWEENGTAYMGMQFYTGTTLKKFRAQHPEKINEAWIRNLLPPLLSAINTIHQEGYLHRDISLDNIQVQENQLPVLLDFGSARKEIGNLSDETEIMLKPGFAPIEQYTENSDGEQGPWTDIYALGAMLHTLIVGTPPPVSVVRCIEDRYQPLTERRPKGYSLDLLDAIDRALALKPEDRPQTINEMAELLHLSIASENEIIGAPPAATASLLPTVMPQATNETPNVKRLRPLLIGAGVAAVFIAGLIIWVSGEPSSAPTTAENNTATAPTAVPQPAVVSAPAVSAIPEPVPPVSTPAPASVAVVYFKLQLGEQLNINGKKQDVTPNKNGFVSLNLAPGQYQAEIHTEKFRYQKNFTIENAGTWLINL; translated from the coding sequence ATGTCAGGAAACCGCATCATAACACCCCATTCAAACAGCTTACCGATTGGCTATCGCTTCAATGAATTTGAGATCAAAGAAGTGATTGGCGAAGGGGGTTTTGGCATTGTGTATCGCGCCTATGATCACCAGTTAGAGCGCATTATTGCCATCAAAGAGTACATTCCATCCACATTGGTTATACGCAATGAAGATCTGACACTCAGCCTGCGTGGTGAACGCTTTAGCCGCACCTTTCAAGCCGGGCTGAACAGTTTTATTCAAGAAGCACGCCTGCTCGCCCGCTTTTCTCATCCGGCACTGCTCCATGTCTTACGCTTTTGGGAAGAAAATGGCACCGCCTACATGGGAATGCAGTTTTACACCGGCACTACGTTGAAAAAATTCCGGGCTCAGCACCCCGAGAAAATCAACGAAGCCTGGATACGCAATTTGCTGCCCCCGCTGCTTAGTGCGATCAATACGATCCATCAGGAAGGCTACCTGCACCGAGATATCTCGTTGGATAATATCCAGGTTCAGGAAAACCAATTACCGGTCTTGCTGGATTTCGGTTCCGCGCGCAAAGAGATCGGTAATCTGTCTGATGAAACAGAGATCATGCTCAAACCGGGTTTTGCCCCCATTGAGCAATACACTGAAAACAGCGATGGCGAACAGGGGCCGTGGACCGATATCTATGCACTGGGTGCCATGCTGCACACGTTGATTGTGGGAACACCACCTCCCGTCAGCGTTGTGCGCTGCATTGAAGATCGCTACCAGCCATTGACTGAACGCCGCCCGAAAGGATACTCGTTAGACCTGTTGGACGCGATTGATCGTGCATTAGCGTTAAAGCCCGAGGATCGGCCGCAAACGATCAATGAAATGGCGGAACTCTTACACTTATCCATCGCCAGCGAGAATGAGATCATCGGCGCCCCGCCTGCGGCTACAGCCAGTTTACTGCCCACCGTCATGCCGCAGGCCACCAACGAAACACCCAACGTCAAGCGGCTCCGCCCACTGCTGATAGGTGCAGGCGTTGCGGCGGTGTTTATTGCAGGGCTGATCATCTGGGTGAGCGGCGAGCCCTCTTCCGCTCCGACCACTGCGGAGAATAATACGGCAACGGCACCCACTGCTGTGCCACAACCCGCAGTGGTTTCTGCGCCAGCAGTTTCTGCCATACCAGAGCCTGTTCCCCCTGTTTCCACCCCAGCGCCAGCCTCCGTTGCCGTGGTGTATTTCAAACTGCAACTGGGTGAACAGCTTAATATTAACGGTAAAAAGCAGGATGTAACGCCGAATAAAAACGGCTTTGTTTCCCTGAATTTGGCCCCAGGGCAATATCAAGCCGAAATTCACACGGAAAAATTTCGCTACCAGAAAAACTTCACTATTGAAAACGCAGGAACCTGGTTAATTAATCTCTAA
- the tssH gene encoding type VI secretion system ATPase TssH, with protein sequence MSEISRSVLFGKMDSLLFTSLESATAFCKLRSNPYVELVHWLHQLMQSPNGDLQQIIQHFSLNETRLTQNIIEALDRLPRGASSVSDLSEHIDSAVERAWVYGSLKFGASQIRTGHLLIGILKTYNLRHLLKNISPQFDMINVELLADQFMTIVANSSENPLEHTGSESTASPTPASGGSVLAQYAQNMTVRARNGEIDPVCGRDEEIRQIVDILMRRRQNNPLLTGEAGVGKTAVVEGLALRIATGEVPPQLRDVQLYLLDIGILQAGAGVKGEFEKRLQALITEVQSSPTPIILFIDEIHTLIGAGGAQGTGDAANLLKPALARGQLRTIGATTWSEYKKYIEKDPALTRRFQVVQVHEPKEEKALLMLRSIVSPLEQHHRVLLLDEAVDAAVHLSHRYIPARQLPDKAVALLDTACARVAVSQHAEPAQVEDCRHRIEALQIELGIALRETQVGIGNPQRSAAIEAQLEELREQLAQLTERWQQELGLIQQTIALRAQLHQQSHEPQQGQLEEAPFSAEELRAQLAELQQQLDELQGEMPLIFAAVDANIVAAVVSDWTGIPLGRMVKNEIDAVLQLSDTLNQRVIGQRHALDLIAHRVRTSRARLDDPNKPVGVFLLAGPSGVGKTETALALAETLYGGEQNVVTINMSEFQESHTVSTLKGAPPGYVGYGEGGVLTEAVRRRPYSVVLLDEIEKAHPDVHEIFFQVFDKGWMEDGEGRYIDFRNTIIILTSNIGSELITSLCADPELLPEPEALGTALRPALLSVFPAALLGRLLVVPYYPLTDATLGNIVHLQLGRIQRRLAENHAITCTFDDSVVKQIVSRCTEVESGGRMVDAILTNTLLPQISYTLLVANANAQSYRQLHISMQHNEFNCQFQA encoded by the coding sequence ATGTCTGAAATCAGTCGTTCGGTGCTATTTGGCAAAATGGACAGCCTGCTATTCACTTCACTTGAAAGTGCAACGGCTTTTTGCAAACTGCGCAGTAACCCTTATGTTGAACTGGTCCACTGGCTGCATCAGTTAATGCAATCCCCCAATGGAGATTTGCAGCAGATTATCCAACATTTCTCCCTCAATGAAACACGATTAACCCAGAACATCATTGAGGCGCTGGATCGGTTGCCACGCGGGGCCAGTTCGGTTTCAGACCTCTCTGAACACATCGACAGCGCCGTTGAACGCGCTTGGGTTTATGGCTCACTGAAATTCGGCGCCAGCCAAATTCGCACCGGGCACCTGCTCATTGGCATTCTGAAAACCTACAATCTACGCCATTTACTCAAAAATATTTCTCCGCAGTTCGATATGATCAACGTTGAACTGTTGGCTGACCAATTTATGACGATTGTCGCCAACTCCAGCGAAAATCCCCTGGAGCACACCGGCTCAGAATCGACTGCCTCGCCAACCCCCGCTTCTGGCGGCAGCGTACTGGCGCAGTACGCACAAAATATGACGGTTCGCGCCCGCAACGGTGAAATCGATCCGGTCTGCGGGCGTGACGAAGAGATCCGCCAGATTGTCGATATTCTGATGCGCCGTCGGCAAAACAACCCCCTGCTCACCGGTGAGGCCGGCGTCGGTAAAACCGCCGTTGTTGAGGGCTTGGCGCTGCGTATTGCAACGGGCGAGGTTCCCCCACAGCTGCGCGATGTGCAACTGTACCTACTGGACATTGGCATACTGCAAGCCGGAGCTGGCGTAAAAGGTGAATTTGAAAAGCGCTTGCAGGCGCTGATCACCGAAGTGCAATCCAGCCCAACGCCGATCATTTTATTTATCGATGAAATCCATACGTTAATCGGTGCCGGTGGAGCCCAGGGAACCGGTGATGCCGCCAATCTGTTAAAACCCGCCTTGGCACGGGGCCAATTACGTACCATTGGCGCCACCACCTGGTCAGAGTATAAAAAATACATTGAGAAAGATCCGGCGCTGACCCGCCGATTCCAGGTGGTGCAGGTCCATGAACCCAAGGAAGAAAAAGCCTTGCTGATGCTACGCAGCATCGTCAGCCCGCTGGAGCAACACCACCGCGTTCTGCTGCTGGACGAAGCCGTTGACGCCGCAGTACACCTTTCGCACCGTTACATTCCAGCTCGTCAGTTGCCGGACAAAGCCGTGGCGTTACTGGATACCGCCTGCGCCCGGGTGGCCGTTAGCCAACACGCAGAACCTGCGCAGGTGGAAGATTGCCGCCACCGGATCGAAGCATTGCAAATTGAACTGGGCATTGCGTTACGTGAAACCCAGGTGGGTATCGGCAATCCACAGCGTTCCGCAGCAATTGAAGCTCAACTGGAAGAACTGCGTGAACAACTGGCGCAGCTGACCGAGCGTTGGCAGCAGGAGTTGGGGCTGATTCAACAAACCATCGCACTGCGGGCTCAATTGCATCAGCAAAGCCACGAGCCTCAACAGGGCCAGCTTGAAGAAGCCCCCTTCTCGGCAGAGGAACTGCGGGCTCAATTGGCTGAATTACAACAACAGCTTGATGAATTGCAGGGAGAAATGCCGCTGATCTTTGCTGCCGTTGATGCCAATATTGTTGCCGCCGTGGTTTCTGACTGGACGGGTATTCCGCTGGGCCGGATGGTAAAAAATGAGATTGACGCAGTATTGCAACTCTCTGACACCTTGAATCAGCGCGTCATTGGTCAGCGCCACGCGCTGGATCTGATTGCCCATCGGGTGCGTACCTCACGCGCCCGCCTGGACGACCCTAACAAACCCGTTGGCGTATTTCTGCTGGCGGGCCCATCAGGCGTGGGTAAAACAGAAACGGCCCTGGCATTGGCCGAAACGCTCTACGGTGGTGAACAGAATGTGGTGACCATCAATATGAGCGAATTTCAGGAATCACATACCGTCTCGACTCTGAAAGGTGCCCCGCCGGGCTATGTTGGCTATGGCGAAGGGGGAGTCCTGACCGAAGCGGTACGTCGGCGGCCTTACAGCGTCGTGCTGTTGGATGAGATCGAAAAGGCTCACCCCGATGTGCATGAGATCTTCTTCCAGGTATTTGATAAAGGCTGGATGGAGGACGGTGAAGGGCGGTATATCGATTTCCGCAATACCATTATCATTCTTACCTCGAACATCGGCAGTGAATTAATCACCAGCCTGTGTGCCGATCCAGAGCTGCTACCAGAGCCGGAAGCGCTTGGCACAGCATTGCGCCCCGCGCTGCTGTCTGTTTTCCCGGCCGCTCTGCTTGGGCGTTTGCTGGTTGTTCCTTACTACCCGCTAACTGATGCAACACTAGGCAATATCGTGCATTTACAACTGGGCCGTATTCAGCGCCGCCTGGCGGAAAACCACGCTATCACCTGTACCTTTGATGATAGTGTGGTGAAACAGATTGTCAGCCGCTGTACCGAGGTTGAGTCCGGTGGGCGTATGGTGGATGCCATTCTCACCAATACGTTGCTACCACAAATCAGCTACACCCTGCTGGTCGCCAATGCTAACGCGCAGAGTTATCGTCAGTTGCACATTTCAATGCAACACAATGAGTTTAACTGCCAATTTCAGGCATAA
- a CDS encoding MFS transporter, protein MVGKDTESSRPSTHRDFNLLWFGQSLSLVGNQFLVIGLPLLAVLVVGASPAQAVLLPFLMFTPFLLFGLPVGALVDRLPKRKTMVFADLIQMVVYTLVAILSIKGLMVFPLLMGLVFIAGIATVFFQVAYNSFLPEIYSCKSDLQKGNAKLFFSESIARTLGPMVAGPIIAIFAPPMAILLNGISFFISALTLGVIRSNKKNISPSTVHVRPSLMTEIKIGLKFVMSHPKIEPVFSCGAIYVFFLTIIETSLVLYCKDVLLLSPVGIGFVIGAAAAGFPLANLLSPKLMAHFGVSHTLVIGAVTSVVGIFFIAIFGAAGSVVGLVAASVLHGFGEGVFGPTSLTLRQTETPLDLLGRVNSVQRFMIWGAIPLGSVFTSLIIKYVGLEWTLWVGGLGCILCLLPLIRRGILADLRIPYTKLRSDTANG, encoded by the coding sequence ATGGTTGGAAAAGATACGGAGTCATCGCGGCCATCTACACATAGAGACTTCAATTTATTGTGGTTTGGTCAATCTCTTAGCTTAGTCGGAAATCAGTTTCTGGTTATTGGTCTTCCATTACTTGCTGTGTTGGTTGTAGGAGCTTCCCCTGCTCAGGCCGTACTCCTGCCGTTTTTGATGTTTACACCTTTTTTGTTGTTTGGTTTACCTGTGGGGGCCTTGGTTGATCGGTTGCCTAAGCGTAAAACAATGGTTTTTGCAGACCTCATTCAAATGGTTGTTTATACATTGGTTGCTATTCTTTCGATAAAGGGGCTGATGGTATTTCCATTGTTGATGGGATTGGTTTTTATTGCTGGAATAGCAACAGTGTTCTTTCAAGTTGCCTATAATTCATTTTTGCCGGAAATCTATTCTTGTAAATCGGATTTGCAAAAAGGGAATGCTAAGTTATTTTTTTCAGAGTCGATAGCAAGAACATTGGGGCCGATGGTTGCAGGCCCGATTATTGCAATTTTTGCTCCCCCTATGGCAATTCTATTGAATGGTATATCGTTCTTTATTTCTGCTTTAACCCTTGGTGTGATTCGAAGTAACAAGAAAAACATATCTCCCTCTACAGTACATGTACGTCCTTCTCTAATGACGGAAATAAAGATTGGCTTAAAATTTGTCATGTCACACCCGAAAATAGAGCCCGTGTTTAGTTGTGGTGCGATTTATGTATTTTTCTTGACTATTATCGAAACCAGCCTGGTTTTGTACTGTAAGGATGTTCTTCTCCTTTCTCCTGTAGGCATCGGCTTTGTCATTGGTGCTGCTGCTGCGGGTTTTCCACTTGCGAACTTACTGTCCCCCAAATTAATGGCTCATTTCGGTGTTTCACACACGTTAGTCATTGGCGCTGTGACATCTGTTGTAGGGATTTTTTTCATTGCAATCTTTGGTGCAGCGGGTTCTGTGGTTGGTCTCGTTGCAGCGAGTGTACTCCATGGCTTTGGGGAAGGAGTATTTGGCCCTACTTCCCTCACATTACGACAAACAGAAACTCCACTGGATCTATTAGGGCGTGTGAACTCTGTTCAGAGATTTATGATTTGGGGGGCAATCCCGTTAGGGAGTGTATTTACATCTTTGATCATCAAGTATGTTGGCCTTGAGTGGACATTATGGGTTGGTGGGCTGGGTTGCATACTTTGTTTATTGCCACTTATACGTAGAGGCATTTTGGCTGATCTGCGCATCCCTTATACAAAATTACGTTCAGACACTGCGAATGGCTAA
- a CDS encoding alpha/beta fold hydrolase produces MTTTKCFQHAPGSFYNIRGKKIWVEEVGDGEPLLLLSGLGPAGSHVIFHPHFDVLHSEFRVIYVDLFGRGCSDKPDCLEEITFENDVLDVVCLLEKLAPQGAHLFGFSYGGLISLQLAINHSHLVKSVLLCNSLHSPEMWQKNHENINKVIETQLPDVWAEILHLRCDGYVSTSSEMQALFAKGASIVRFYNPQNADQLMTEPGARNTELYPIFCGEDVDFSIGGQLLHIPDFRPLLDKIAIPMIVLAGRFDRALYPKLQQDFERKNIHLQFLERSGSFSFIEENDKVLNIIRAHCKS; encoded by the coding sequence ATGACTACCACTAAATGTTTTCAACATGCACCTGGCTCATTTTATAATATTAGGGGTAAAAAAATCTGGGTTGAAGAAGTTGGAGATGGAGAGCCCTTGCTTTTGTTGTCAGGACTTGGCCCTGCTGGTTCTCATGTAATATTTCATCCACACTTTGATGTTTTGCACAGCGAGTTTCGTGTCATCTATGTCGATCTCTTTGGTAGAGGTTGTTCCGATAAGCCGGACTGCCTTGAAGAGATTACTTTTGAAAATGATGTTCTTGACGTTGTTTGCCTGCTTGAAAAATTAGCTCCTCAAGGGGCCCATCTATTTGGTTTCTCATATGGTGGGCTAATTAGCTTACAGCTTGCTATCAATCATTCTCACTTGGTTAAATCAGTACTGTTATGTAATAGCTTACATAGTCCTGAAATGTGGCAAAAAAACCACGAAAACATTAATAAGGTGATTGAGACTCAACTGCCAGATGTCTGGGCTGAAATATTACATCTTCGCTGTGATGGTTACGTTTCTACATCATCTGAGATGCAGGCTCTTTTTGCGAAAGGAGCATCAATTGTACGGTTTTATAATCCCCAAAATGCTGATCAGTTAATGACTGAGCCTGGAGCACGAAATACTGAGCTCTATCCTATTTTTTGTGGTGAGGATGTGGATTTTAGTATTGGTGGCCAACTCTTGCATATTCCAGATTTCCGGCCCTTGCTAGATAAAATTGCGATACCGATGATAGTGTTGGCAGGTCGCTTTGATAGAGCTCTTTATCCAAAGTTACAACAAGACTTCGAAAGAAAAAATATTCATCTTCAATTTCTGGAGAGAAGTGGTTCATTTTCCTTTATTGAAGAGAACGATAAGGTGTTGAATATCATCAGAGCTCATTGTAAATCTTGA
- a CDS encoding ATP-grasp domain-containing protein: MNTSIERYAIIVDPYSSGSLFAAIFAQMGCKVIAVLSEPEPPDVYAASYRPDDFAAIYVAATELQDSLILQLRDYNPICMLTGCESGVELAEKLAPLVVPELSNDKELALARRDKGLMGQAVIDAGVPMMRQICSNDLSKVITWLYQNELVGNDLVVKPPKSASTDGVKKITKGEGLKEAFYNLLNHPNRLGIINDRVLVQEYLSGTEYVVDTFSYKGIHTVCNICKYIKLDNSNGMAIYDRMEWLSPDDPVVDVLASYAKEVLNALGICFGNSHVEIMLTKNGPRLIEIGARPHGGGHPRLCFIATGDSQVHRSVRYFAQNIIPPPKYQLLKYMTVVFFHAMQESVVTNIERLHALKDLPSFLDGNIHIREKQTVPATRDLFATLALGFIVLASNDQAQIEHDIYIVREVEAVVFLPIEDN, translated from the coding sequence ATGAATACCAGTATTGAACGCTATGCCATCATTGTTGATCCATATTCCTCAGGGAGCCTGTTTGCAGCAATCTTTGCACAGATGGGTTGCAAGGTGATTGCTGTTCTATCTGAGCCGGAGCCTCCTGACGTTTACGCAGCTTCTTATAGACCTGACGATTTTGCAGCTATTTATGTTGCAGCAACTGAGCTACAAGATTCACTTATCCTACAATTACGGGATTATAATCCTATCTGTATGTTAACCGGTTGTGAGTCTGGAGTGGAACTTGCAGAGAAATTGGCTCCTCTTGTGGTACCTGAACTTTCCAATGATAAAGAGCTCGCATTAGCTCGGCGGGATAAGGGGTTGATGGGGCAAGCGGTTATTGATGCGGGTGTGCCAATGATGAGGCAAATCTGCTCTAACGATTTATCCAAAGTAATAACGTGGTTATATCAAAATGAGCTTGTTGGTAATGACTTGGTTGTCAAACCCCCCAAAAGTGCCAGCACCGATGGTGTAAAAAAAATTACTAAAGGTGAAGGACTTAAAGAGGCTTTTTATAACTTACTCAACCATCCTAATCGATTAGGTATTATAAATGATAGGGTTCTTGTGCAAGAGTATTTGAGTGGGACAGAGTATGTAGTTGATACGTTTAGTTATAAAGGGATTCATACAGTTTGTAATATTTGCAAGTATATTAAGCTAGATAATTCTAATGGAATGGCAATTTACGATAGGATGGAGTGGCTTTCACCTGATGATCCTGTTGTTGATGTTTTGGCTTCATATGCTAAAGAGGTATTAAATGCTCTTGGTATTTGCTTTGGTAACTCACATGTCGAAATCATGCTAACAAAAAATGGCCCTAGGCTTATTGAGATTGGAGCTAGGCCACATGGTGGAGGCCATCCACGCCTTTGTTTTATCGCTACGGGAGATAGTCAAGTTCATCGTTCTGTTCGGTATTTTGCGCAAAATATCATTCCTCCACCAAAATATCAGTTGCTGAAATATATGACAGTTGTTTTTTTTCATGCAATGCAAGAATCTGTTGTTACGAATATTGAACGGTTACATGCTCTTAAAGATCTTCCTAGTTTTTTAGACGGAAACATACACATTCGTGAAAAACAGACTGTTCCAGCCACACGGGATTTATTTGCTACCTTAGCACTGGGGTTTATTGTGCTTGCGAGTAATGATCAGGCTCAAATAGAACATGACATATATATTGTTAGAGAAGTTGAAGCAGTAGTTTTTTTACCAATTGAGGATAATTAA
- a CDS encoding 2OG-Fe(II) oxygenase — protein MNKKNISITQRLENINWDSVIHQLSEFGCVRLNQILFHDECNYLAALYPQSEPFRTHIHMARYNFGKGEYKYFNYPLPAIIAELRTGLYPKLATIANHWNEQLSIGVRYPATHQAYLDICHIANQTRPTPLLLQYLEGDYNCLHQDLYGELVFPLQVVFLLSEPGSDFSGGEFVLTEQRPRMQTRTEVVSLKKGDAAIFAVHHRPVQGTKGIYRVNIRHGISKVRSGQRHALGIIFHDAQ, from the coding sequence ATGAATAAAAAAAATATAAGTATAACCCAGCGATTAGAAAACATTAATTGGGATAGCGTTATTCATCAGTTAAGCGAGTTTGGTTGTGTTCGTCTAAATCAAATATTATTTCATGATGAATGTAATTATTTAGCTGCATTATATCCGCAGAGTGAACCATTTCGCACACATATTCATATGGCGCGATATAATTTTGGTAAAGGTGAATATAAGTATTTCAATTACCCGCTGCCTGCTATAATTGCGGAGCTGCGAACTGGTCTTTATCCAAAATTAGCCACTATAGCCAATCATTGGAATGAGCAGTTAAGTATCGGTGTTCGTTACCCCGCAACGCATCAGGCTTATCTTGATATTTGCCATATTGCCAATCAAACACGACCAACCCCATTATTATTGCAGTATTTAGAGGGTGATTATAATTGTCTACATCAGGATTTGTATGGTGAACTGGTTTTTCCACTTCAGGTGGTATTTCTGTTATCTGAACCCGGTAGCGATTTTTCTGGAGGGGAATTTGTACTCACTGAGCAAAGACCACGCATGCAAACGCGAACAGAAGTGGTGAGTCTAAAAAAAGGAGATGCAGCCATATTTGCAGTACATCACCGTCCTGTACAAGGAACAAAGGGTATTTATCGTGTCAATATACGTCACGGTATTAGTAAAGTTCGTAGTGGACAACGTCATGCCTTAGGCATCATTTTCCATGATGCTCAGTAG
- a CDS encoding alpha/beta hydrolase — MTTYAPGIKEFVDRCNAAMPPDFYTYALQEQRRLYQNLTIEFPYELPDDVSWYQQNLEYDGNSLAFRLYEPHHLESDGLVIYIRGGGFVVGSLDTHHTVTAEIASKAAVKVMAVDFRLAPEHPFPSALEDCYNAVVYAKENASTLGIDPNNIVIAGDSSGGNMAVVIAMMCRDRNGPKLSGQALISPVLDFTRWRNGGDDAPLLTGGEMEFYTACYAPKASTVSHPYVSPLVSGRFDNLPMAYIMSAEKDSLAIDAKQYAKLLREHEVDVELVIEPGLVHSAIRARALSEGVQDAWDRYCLKIRAMLARKEA, encoded by the coding sequence ATGACTACTTATGCTCCCGGTATTAAAGAGTTTGTTGATCGCTGTAATGCGGCTATGCCTCCTGATTTTTATACCTATGCATTGCAGGAGCAGCGTCGTTTATATCAAAACCTGACAATTGAATTCCCTTATGAGTTACCTGACGATGTTTCATGGTACCAACAAAATCTGGAATACGATGGCAATAGTTTGGCATTCCGTCTTTATGAACCACATCATTTAGAAAGTGACGGGTTAGTGATTTATATCCGTGGCGGTGGATTTGTGGTGGGATCTCTTGATACTCATCATACTGTTACCGCAGAAATAGCCTCAAAAGCTGCAGTCAAGGTCATGGCTGTAGATTTCCGGTTAGCGCCAGAGCATCCATTTCCAAGTGCTTTGGAAGATTGTTATAACGCGGTTGTTTATGCTAAAGAAAATGCTTCAACGTTAGGTATAGATCCAAATAATATCGTGATCGCGGGCGACAGCTCGGGCGGTAATATGGCGGTTGTGATTGCTATGATGTGTCGTGACAGAAATGGCCCAAAACTATCCGGCCAAGCACTAATTAGCCCTGTCTTGGATTTTACCAGATGGAGAAATGGTGGAGATGATGCCCCTCTTCTGACCGGTGGAGAAATGGAGTTCTATACAGCCTGCTATGCCCCTAAGGCTAGTACAGTTTCACACCCCTATGTATCACCTCTGGTTTCAGGTCGATTTGATAATCTTCCCATGGCTTACATTATGAGTGCAGAAAAAGATTCACTTGCTATCGACGCGAAGCAATATGCGAAATTGCTTAGGGAACACGAAGTAGATGTAGAGTTGGTTATTGAACCAGGGCTTGTGCATTCAGCCATCCGAGCAAGAGCTCTCAGCGAAGGAGTACAGGATGCGTGGGATCGTTATTGCTTGAAGATAAGAGCTATGCTAGCGAGGAAGGAGGCATGA